CTTGAATGTGCATGATGTCCTGTTAACTCACCCATCCTCTTGCTGGGGCATGTCATACTCGTTGATTGGCCACTTACTTACGTCCGGATATTTCCCTGGTGTAATAAGATTTGCCAGGTGCATATCGTGTGCTATAGCCATTCGCTATAAAGAGGATAGTGTTAAAGACGAATAATAAACAACATGAATGACCAATGGTACAAATGTTGGTTATATTACCAGTGCTTTCACAGTCTTTTCTGTCAGGTCCAGAGGATAGAGCGAATCGAGAACTTGGAATTCTTGCTTGATCAAGTGCATGACCACGGTCATCCAGTGGGCATTGTCGATATTCAACGCGATATAGATCTACAGTGCAAAAAACCATTGTGGATCAAACGAAATACTTGATGAAATGTCCTGTAGTGAAGAATTACAAACATAACATACCTTATCACGCACAATATACTCTTTCGTGACTCTATTAACTGCTCCAGCTTTTGACAGAGCACTATCGATGTTGCAGCTCGACGGCAATGGATCATCTCGTGCGATAGCACGATCTACAAGGAATTTGGACCTCCACGCTGGACAGAGGTAACGATCATGACCAACGCGCAGCTCCAAATGTCCCATATAAGCATCAATAACCTTCATAGAATATCAGGGCATTACATGTTGAAAGTTGAGACATAGATTATTGAGAATTTTAATAACAGGACATGCAAGTAGTACTTACATCGTCCGACAGCCATCTGTGAGTTAGTACCGGTCGAATCCTTTCGGAAGTCAGAGATATGCCACGCTCTTCACTGTATTAAACTTTCTTCACCTTATTTTTCTCGGCGCTAGAAGCTAACTCGACAAATGAAACAGCTGCATCAATTATTTCTGCCGTCAACTCATCTGCCACAACCTCCGGCTCATGATTTTCAGAAAACAGAGCTGCATGAAATAATATGAACGCCAACAATGGTGATCATATGCATTCGTAGTATATAACAAATTAAGAAAGTTAGTTACGATACCTCTAGTAGTACCAGAGGATTTCTGACCACGGTTGGTACGCCTGCTGGGCTTGTCAAGTGCGTAgggggattcaaatttcttaGGAATGGTCCGCTTGCGCTTACCGGACATAACTTCCTCATCCTTATCGATTGTTGCACCCTTTTTTCCATTCGCCTTAGCCATGAACTTGCTGATAGAACATGGACAAATGTCTATGTCCGATGAAGGTGCTTGAGTAGAAGTACCAACGACCCAAGGGTTTTCGGGTGTAGCGCCACATTCATCATTACGCTTAATAGGTGAAGCTTCCTTGTGTCCATTAATCTTCGGTGGGGTTTTCTGTTTGGCAAACAAAATCGTGTGAATATTCCAGCACGTAAATAAATTAAAGGAGAAAATTATAGAAAGAAATATATATATACATAGTATCTCAGGTACGGTTTTATGGTTGGGAACCACTTCATCAGGCTGCGTCATGTCAATGACAGGCTCTCCGCGTGAGTCTATGTCATCCTTGTACACGAATTCCTTCTTTTCATATGGACCGTTCTCGAACAAATCCAGTTCTTCATCCACATCATTGTCCGCGGATGGCACGACATCAGCCGGCTTGTACATGACACCTGATTTGTTCAACTTCTCTAACAACCTCTGCAATAGAAATATAAATTTAGTAATGGTAGCATGGTTTAAAACAGCAATCATACTGTAAACTATAAATTTAGGGTGTGACACCTCAGCAACTAGATCAGGGATCTACCTCATCTGGGTGTGTATGAAGACCATGCACCGCTTCATTATAAGCTCCATCAAATCTTCCGACATTAAGGTTGTCGTCGACTTCTTTGCGTTTCCATTTGCAGGCTTGGTTTTTGGCTTCATGGTAGGCGCATTATTTGGGATGTTGGGCTCCTGCGCCCTATACTCCTGGGTGATATTATTTTCGATCTGCATGCGATACTGAAGtacatgtgatgaataaaaaataaatattatTAAGTTACAAAACATGTAAGAAAGATAGAACAATGACTTACCTTGACGTTGCCACGGCGGCGCCCATTGTCATAATCGAACCGATCTCTCCTAGTGGCTGCACCTTCGGTCCAGTTCCTCATAAGAGGTTGTATGGACAAGTTGGGATTATAGGCGCATTCGCCTTCAACAGGTTGCACCTTCTCCCAGTATAAGTACTACAAAAAAATATAAGGATTTAGAGTTAGTGCAATACATCACATAAAATAGCAATGATATGATAATAGACATTATGCAACGGGTATCATATGTGTACCTGCAACAGAGCCAAATTGCCTTTCGGCCATTGGCGGAGGTGTTTGCCTTTTTTGACTATGCGAAGGCAATCAAGGAGAACACGCAGGGTGAACGCATTCCAGTTAATCTTTGAAATACGTTTCACATCATCGACCAAAGCGTAGTACTGCTTTGGCACAATCTTGCTCGACATGGGAGCAATaattgttcctaacaggacaaggACTACTTTTCGAAGGAAATCGTCGTCGGTGGCTTTACTTTTAATTATGTCCTCAATGAGATTATCTATCACTATGTTTTCTGATGTCTTACAGAGAAATTGTGGAGGCACCCGCTCCTTGATGTCCTCGCCTTCTTCAGTCAGAATGTCCGAAGCGGACAGTCCTTTGTTCTCGAGGTTAAAGATGCACTCGACTTCGACCGCACCGAGAGTCACGTCCCCAACCTGCTCTTGTATAATGAATCTGGCCGTGCCGGCCTGAAAATTCTCAATCATATACCTAATCAGTAGGGTACGCATCTTAATAGATGGTATCTGCAGCATGCTGCGCAATGTTGTATCAGCCAATCTAGCGCGTTGACCGCTCGATAGAGCGGCAACAAGCTTGCACCATTTTTCAACCGCGCATACTATTTCTCCATTCAACTCGTCCATCCTGTTGAAAGAAAATATATAACTTCATGACATTAGCAAACACTAATGCAAAAATAACAATAGACATGCAAAAATCTAAAACTTTCTGGCAGTAGCTAACACTAATGCAAAAATAACACTAATGCAAATATAAAACTAGCATCATGTATACTGCAACATGCAGCCAAGTGTGTGCTGACATGAGGCAATAAAAAAATAACTACAATTGGTAATTGAATTTACTTGCATCTGATCAAGTTCTTTGAGTATAAGATAAATTATATAATCAATAAATTTAATATGGTAAACTGTTACTAATTCGTCTGGTTGTCTTATTAACAGGGTGACAAATTGATCGGCTGTAAATAACTCTTTAATGTTGTATGTGCACAATAATTTAATTGGATCGTGTGACAGaaatataattggatcatgtgacaaaaaatctattgcatcATGCTTCTCGAGAAACAACATCTTATTCTACCATGCTATGAAAGAACCAAAGATTTAGTTCATCTACGCCATCTGTTCAGAAATGATCTACTCGAGTTGATACTAGTTGAAAATATGTGGTAAACCTAAGTCCATCAAAGCAACAAGACGGAGGAACTAGCTTGCTATGAAGGATCGCGAGGTAaggatgacaacttacttgatcGGTCGATGAAGATGAAAGAAGTCGGCGATGCGTTGTCGACGTAGTTCGTCGAGTTCGGCCTGCACGTGCGGACGACCTGGATCTTCTCGGGGTTTTTGTGGCGTGTGGGATGCGACAGACGGAGCTGTCGACGACTCGTCGGCATGAGGCGAACTAGTCGACGACATGTGCGAGGAGGAGGAGATTATATACGAGGTCGACTCCTAGCTCGTCGTAACTTCCCTATGGCCAATCTCATGATCTATATTTTCCTCCGTTGAAGCGAGGCTGAACGTGCTCCTCAATCGTAGGGATTAGGAACGATCCTGGAATTGTGTAACAGAACGGCAACTACTCCCGTGATCGATGTGCGTGTGATCGACGTGCATGGAAACCGCAGCGTTGTGGGTCCCCACAATATGGATCCGACAGTTATTTGCGgtctgggccggcccacctaTCTACATTGTTTCTTCCATCAAAATAAATATCATTGGTTCTTCCCTCAAAAAAATTATTTGTGGCACCTATTAGTTATTGTATACTTGTATATGTTCAACAATATTTATAGTATCTCTATCATTTATACAATATTATATATTCAAATGTATTTTTACTCTTTCCCATTAATTTGGTTTTCCTGTTATTTCATGTTTTCTCCTTTTTATTCCTAAATTTTTTTTTCATGTTTCATAATTCCATATCACTTCTTCTCATAATTTTCAATTTCATTTCAAATATGTATGATTAAATGTTGTCCTATTTATGACTTCCTAATTGGTGGGACCGGCTAGGAAAACCTGTTTCAGACCTgccctccggcagacccgaatgatcctgcttgtacatggtgcatgtggaggcatgcatgagatgaccccaacttttgggATCATGTAGGCATGGCCAATGTGGTCCCCCAGGTAAGGTGTGCACAAATTCAGACacaaaacgcacgttgcgtcacatAGGGGCAGTGTTGTAGGGTTTTTGTCGCTGGAAAAACTctagaaaatgcatcgagtgtcggaaatgaacgatacttgtcatgcatgcatgccatggtcATCCTAGGGTATGCATAAACTTTAGGATCATTTGGTGGGGACTGTCAAGGAAAACCACTTTCAGACCTGCCATTCGGCAGACCCGAATGGTCCTGCTTGTACATGGTGCAGGTGGAGGCACGCATGAGATGACCCCAACATTTCGGATCATGTGGGCATGGCCAATGTGGTCCCCCAGGCAAGGTGTGCACAAATTCAGACacaaaacgcacgttgcgtcacatAGGGGCAGTGTTGTAATGTTTTTGTCGCCGAAAAAACTctagaaaatgcatcgagtgtcggaaatgaacgatacttgtcatgcatgcatgccatggtcATCCTAGGGTATGCATAAAGTTTAGGATCATTTGGTGGGGACTGTCAAGGAAAACCACTTTCAGACCTGGCATTCGGCAGACCCGAATGGTCCTGCTTGTACATGGTGCATGTGGAAGCATGCAtgagatgaccccaacttttgggATCATGTGGGCATGGCCAATGTGGTCCCTCAGGCAAGGTGTGCACAAATTCTGACacaaaacgcacgttgcgtcacatAGGGGCAGTGTTGTAGGGTTTTTGTCGCTGGAACAACTctagaaaatgcatcgagtgtcggaaataAACGATATTtgtcatgcatgcatgccatggtcATCCTAGGGTATGCATAAAGTTTAGGATCATTTGGTGGGGACTGTCAAGGAAAACCACTTTCAGACCTGCCATTCGGCAGACCCGAATGGTCCTGCttgtatatggtgcatgtggaggcatgcatgagatgaccccaacttttgggATCATGTGGGCATGGCCAATGTGGTCCCCCGGGCAAGGTGTGCACAAATTCAGACACAAAATGCACGTTGCGTCACATAGGGGCGGTGTTGTAGGGTTCCGTCGCTGGAAAAACTCTAGAAAATGTATCCACTGTCGGAAATGAACGATACTtgtcatgcatgcatgccatggtcGTCCTAGGGTTTGCATAAAGTTGGGGATCATTTGGTGGGGACTGTCAAGGAAAACCACTTTCAGACCTGCCCTCCGGTAGACCCGAATGGTCCTGCTTGTACATGGTGCATGTGGAGGCATGCAtgagatgaccccaacttttgggaccatgtgggcatggccaatgtggtcccccaggcaaggtgtgcacaaattcggacacaaaacgcacgttgcgtcacgtggGGGCCGTGTTCCAGGGTTTTGTCGCCGgaaaaccctagaaaatgcatcgagtgtcggaaatgaacgatacttgtcatgcatgcatgccatggtcatggtagggtgtgcataaagtttgggatcatttggtgggaccgggaaggaaaacctctttcaaacttgccctccggcagacccgaatggtcCGTCTTGTACATGGTTCATGTGGAGGCATGCATGAAATGACCCCAACTTTTTAGGAGCATGTGGGCATGGCCAATGTGGCCCCCCAGGCAAGGTGTGCAAGAAAAACCTGCTTCTAGTACATGGTGCAAGTGGAGGCATACATGCGATTGTCCCAACTATATTTGAGTTAATAATATTTCAAGTAtgaaacagaaaataaaatttaTAATTAGGAAGGACAACATATTATCTTACATTTAAAAAATAATTCAAATGTAAAAAAGATAAGATCTATTAGAATGAAGAAGTGAAATAAAAGATAACATATTATCTTACattttggaaatatttcaaatataaagaagagaacgaatattagaatgaagaagtgaaataaaacagaacatTTTATTTTACAAACtaaaaatatttcaaatataaTAAAGATAATAAATATTACAATGAAGAATTGAAATAAAACACACCATTTTAGTTTACATTTCGTAAATATTATAAATATAAAAAAGAGAACGAACAAATGAAATAAAACACAACAGAATTTGGCATATTTCTTTTAATTTTAGTAAACACTGTTAGAAATAATATAGAAAAAAGAGATTTGATTTTAAATATTAGAaatataaacaagaaaagaaatattGGAATTAAGAAGTGAAAAACAAAGAGACATACTAGATCATATCAGCGCGCGGGAAAGGCTGCCCTCGCCAGCCGGCCCGAATTGGGCCCAAGGCAGAGCCGCGTAGGGCACAGCGCAGCGCACAACCGtggggtggtgggagtttagtcccacctcgccgagcgagAGAGCGCCGCACCGGTTTATATACTCGGCTGCGACTCCCCTCCCAAGCTCCTATCATATGCAGGCAGTACATCGCCTAACTCTCGTCCCCTCTGCCCCGTGGGGCCTACTAGCAGCAGAGATATTCTGCACCACGGGCCTGCATCCTAGCCCATTAACGGCAGGGTTCCTAGTTGTATGCATGCCGTGGTGTTTGAATTCTTCTGCTCTGGTAGGTGGGCACTTTTTTTTGGCATAttgccatgtgttttgatctTCAAATCACACACTAAATTATACACATGCTCACTTGCATTCAATACACTTTTTTTTGCATATATGACAAGTTAATGTTTTGACCTTCAAATCACCTAATAAAGTTTACACATTGCTCACTTACATGTAATACACATGGCTATCAATGGTATTTGAAACAAAATGAGGCCGTGGTGTATGAATTCTCCTCCCACATGCATGCCATGGTCATGGTAGGGTGTGCATGAAGTTTGGGATCATTTGGTGGGACCGGCAAGGAAAACCTCTTTCAGACttgccctccggcagacccgaatggtcCGTCTTGTACATGGTGCATGTGGGGGCATGCATGAGATGACCCCAAGTTTTGGGTCATGGCCAATGTGCCCCCAAGGCAAGATGTGGACGAATTCGGACacaaaacgcacgttgcgtcacgccggGGCAGTATATTAGGTTTtcttcgaccacctccaaatcaccccaattttggcacacatgatctcttggacaaacaaagctaggtttccaaggttttatatttttttgaattttttattaatttataatgccctctagactgactggtcaaaacatcggtctatacctcagggggcattgtaaaatattctttttcagaattttctttcatagccatgtttggcacatgtgggtcaccatgtacaagaaaaaattgggtgatttgtaggtggtggaaaaaatcgcctttgttcaaaaaatggcttaagttaccaaatggcccctccggaatgcggtcattttttcgaccacctccaaatcaccccaattttggcacacatgatctcttggacaaacaaagctaggtttccaaggttttatatattttttgaattttttattaatttataatgccctctagactgactggtcaaaacatcggtctatacctcagggggcattgtaaaatattctttttcagaattttctttcatagccatgtttggcacatgtgggtcaccatgtacaagaaaaattgggtgatttggaggtggtggaaaaaatcgcctttgttcaaaaaatggcttaagtgaccaaatggcccctccggaatgcggtcattttttcgaccacctccaaatcacctcaattttggcacacatgatctcttgcacaaacaaagctaggtttccaaggttttatatttttttgaattttttattaacttataatgccctctagactgactggtcaaaacatcgcTCTATACCtcagggggcattgtaaaatattcttcttcagaattttctttcatagccatgtttggcacatgtgggtcaccatgtaaaagaaaaaattgggtgatttggaggtggtggaaaaaatcgcctttgttcaaaaaatggcttaagttagaccaaatggcccctccggaatgcggtcattttttcgaccacctccaaatcacctcaattttggcacacatgatcgattgcacaaacaaagctagatttccaaggttttatattttttgaattttttattaatttataatgccctctagactgactggtcaaaacatcggtctatacctcaagggggcattgtacaatattttttttcaaaattttctttcatagccatgtttggcacatatGGTTCACCAtttacaagaaaatttgggtgatttggaggtggtgtaaaaaatcacctttgttcaaaaactggcttcaGGACCAATTGGTCCCTACGGAATGCggtcattttttcgaccacctccaaattacctgaattttggcacacatgatctgtTGCATAAAAAAGCTAGTTTCCAAGGTTTCACaattttttgatttatttttgaattttttatgccctgCCCATTGCCAGTTCAAAACAAGCAGATTCACGGAGCCACTATAAATTGTACAAAATTATAGAAAAGGAAACCTTTCTTATTCTTTAGGGTCAATCTTCTCTAGGGATGGCAAGGGAATATTCAATCATGCTAACTTATGAACATTGCAAAAAATGATTTTCAAATTTTTATAATATATTTAAATGGAAGATTCAATCATGCTAACTTATGAACATTGACAAAAAAAGATTTCCAACATTTTCTAATTTTTATAATATATTTGGAATGGAAGATTCAATATTGCTAACTTATGAACATTGACAAAATATGATTTTAAACATTTTCTAATTTTTATAATATATTTGAAATGGAATATTCAATATTGCTAACTTATGCACATTGACAAAAAATTATTTTAAACATTTTCTAACTTTTATAATATATTTGAAATGGAATATTCAATAATGCTAACTTATGCACATTGACAAAAAAAGATTTTCAACATTTTCTAATTTTTAAAATATATTTGAAATGGAACATTCAATCATGCTAACTTATGAAAACCTCAAGTCCATGTATTTCACTTTGTAACCTATGTAGATAAGGCTTGTGTACTTTATATAATAACATTTGTAATGGTAGGACGAATAAATGTGACAGATGAAAACATCGATATAAAAATTCCATGCTAAGTCAAACGTTATATTTTGCAAACACTACTTTTTCTTTTTAACATTTTCTCGCTATTTTTCTTATTAATAAATTGCAGTTTACAAATTCAAATAATTAGGATAATTTCTTTTCTTCTACTTCGCTTATTTATTACAAAAATCCATTAAGTCTGCATTCAACTGTTCTTCTTTGCACACACCATTACCAAGCACATGGCCACAACATGGGAACTATATGCAGCATGTCTCATCAGTGAAGCAACGTTGAAGCACCTATTGTGATCATTGCAGCATCAGAATATAAACACTGCAACAAAGCATAGCTAACCTGCATCTAGACAGTATATATAGTTCAGAGACATACTAGATTACTTAAGATTCGGCCATACTACTTAAGAGTCTGCGATACTACAACCTTCCAACAGTTCACTACCATACTAGCGCAAAAGTAAAACATCATCAACTATACTGATGATGAATACCACTTCCACCTTCCAGATTCACAGTTCACAACCATACTTGCGCAAAAGAAAAACATCATCAACTACACTGATGATGAATACGACTACTAGCTTGACAGAGGGTGACTAGATGGGACCCATGGCCTTCAGGAGGGCTGCATGCTCCCTGATCTTCACGTCGTTCGCACTCGTCGCTAAACCGCGTGCATGCGACATAAGGTGCTCATACAGCCCATCCTTGGGAATGGGCTTAGTGGTGCAGTATGGGCACCCGAACTTGCCCCACCTGTAGTACGCCGCCTTGCCCTTCTCCCTGATCTTCTCGGCTTCCTTCTCAATGAAGGACTCTTGGTTCCACTCCTCCACCTCATCTCCAGAGTTGTACTGCACATACAAATGATTTGCATAAATACATACTTCCCATTTAGAGTAATGTAATTAACAAACATCAGATAGTTGCCATTTACTGGAATTTAATGAACAAACAAACATAATAGCCACATACAGTAATTTAATTAAACAAAAAACAGTAAATTACCATTTACATCAATTTCATTGACAAACTACAAAAATATCCCATGTAGATGCATTCATATACTGCTTATACTGAACTAAACAATATAAATTTCAAATTTAGGGAAATTAAATGAAAATATAAGAAAATATTCAATTTTAGAAGTATTTAATGGACAACCAATGCATTCATGTATGGTTTCATGCAAATACATCACAAATATCCCATTTACAGCTAATTAATGCACAAACAACAACTTTCAGACGAATTA
This sequence is a window from Aegilops tauschii subsp. strangulata cultivar AL8/78 chromosome 7, Aet v6.0, whole genome shotgun sequence. Protein-coding genes within it:
- the LOC141027436 gene encoding uncharacterized protein; the protein is MDELNGEIVCAVEKWCKLVAALSSGQRARLADTTLRSMLQIPSIKMRTLLIRYMIENFQAGTARFIIQEQVGDVTLGAVEVECIFNLENKGLSASDILTEEGEDIKERVPPQFLCKTSENIVIDNLIEDIIKSKATDDDFLRKVVLVLLGTIIAPMSSKIVPKQYYALVDDVKRISKINWNAFTLRVLLDCLRIVKKGKHLRQWPKGNLALLQYLYWEKVQPVEGECAYNPNLSIQPLMRNWTEGAATRRDRFDYDNGRRRGNVKIENNITQEYRAQEPNIPNNAPTMKPKTKPANGNAKKSTTTLMSEDLMELIMKRCMRLLEKLNKSGVMYKPADVVPSADNDVDEELDLFENGPYEKKEFVYKDDIDSRGEPVIDMTQPDEVKTPPKINGHKEASPIKRNDECGATPENPWVVGTSTQAPSSDIDICPCSISKFMAKANGKKGATIDKDEEVMSGKRKRTIPKKFESPYALDKPSRRTNRGQKSSALFSENHEPEVVADELTAEIIDAAVSFVELASSAEKNKVIDAYMGHLELRVGHDRYLCPAWRSKFLVDRAIARDDPLPSSCNIDSALSKAGAVNRVTKEYIVRDKIYIALNIDNAHWMTVVMHLIKQEFQVLDSLYPLDLTEKTVKALRMAIAHDMHLANLITPGKYPDVSKWPINEYDMPQQEDGNTCGLFVTEVLEHWDGDRMTRDFSQATIDARRRRFVAELIMSPSNTMECVKNKIRKIARKRRA